A genome region from Zootoca vivipara chromosome 11, rZooViv1.1, whole genome shotgun sequence includes the following:
- the LOC118076714 gene encoding COP9 signalosome complex subunit 9-like, whose amino-acid sequence MLEGGRKALRRGAVRKPAVDKMFPEGAGPYVDLDKAGGSTGLLMDLAVNKKAVQADFFNNFEDMFDDDDIQ is encoded by the exons atgttggagggtggcCGGAAAGCTTTACGGAGGGGCGCAGTCAGGAAGCCAGCAGTGGACAAGATGTTCCCTGAGGGTGCGGGGCCTTACGTGGACCTTGACAAAGCTGGTGGAAGTACAGGTTTGTTGATGGATTTAGCTGTCAATAAAAAG gctGTACAGGCAGACTTCTTTAATAATTTTGAAGAtatgtttgatgatgatgatatccagTGA